Genomic segment of Malania oleifera isolate guangnan ecotype guangnan chromosome 7, ASM2987363v1, whole genome shotgun sequence:
ATCCGCTGGGACTATCTTGTTCTCCGCATCTCCGCCTTGTTAATGACAAATCTATTACCAGATTCCCACTCTGCTGTTGAGAAGAAGAAACCAAAGCAAGTTTGCAGCACTGCTTTTCTACATCTGAAATGCCTCGACGTCCCTCTGATTTCCACTAGTACAGGTTCTTCCTCCCACTTCATCCCTCTCTCTCCCCACACCGCTTGCACCATCGGCCGCGACCGCCGCTTCTGCCACTTCCTGTTCGACGACCCTCGAGTCAGTAGGCGCCACTGCCAGCTTTCCTTCCACGCCGCGCTCCGCAAGATTTTTATTTCCGACGGCTTCGCTTTCTTCTCCCCTACTCCTGATTCCGTTATCAACAATGAACCGAAGGTTGAGCACCCTCCTTCCTGTTCTCGGGTCAGGGTTAGGGCCCACTCCTTAAATGGTGTTTTTGTCAATGGGGTTAGGGTTGGAAGAGATACCGTCGCCGGCTTATCTGATGGAGACGAGGTTCTGCTTGTTTGTGCTGGAAATGATGGTGTTTGCAGTCTCGGGATTCGCATCGGTTTTGTTGTCCAGAGGGTTGTTTATACGGACGATGTTCCCGTTGTTGGCAACGTCATTTCCGATAGCAAGTCCAGTTCTGCATCCTTGAATTCTTTGGGTAGGGGAAACGCTCTTCAGTCCGACGGTGGCAATCGGAATAAGAACCGCCCACACTCTTGTTCCCCACCCGGGAAGAAATTCTATCTGAATCGCCTTGAGTCTATGGTTCATGGTTCTTTCGGCCCTCACACTGTTGTTTCCTTGCCAGAGCTTCTTCATCCTGTTGAAGGCCTTTTGCGAATATTTAGTGCAACATTTACATGCGATGTTTTATGGTAATGATCCACGGTCCACACGGCTACTTTTTGTTCTTCGTCTGTTCTCCTTCTTGTTGCCGGTAATTTATGGGGTTAACGAATAATTATTTGCAAGTCAGATCGAGTCCATATATTCTAATTGCAcgtttacatttatttttaatggaaaattttagcatttttaaactGCTTTTCTCTCCCTGAGATTTATGTGAGATCAGGGCTGCGATTCAGTTTAGATCTACTTCTATTTCTAAGAGAGGTTTCTCGGTAGGTTCCTATCACACTGTGAGATTCCCCGCCATTTGCCTGTGACAATTGCATGTCATAATTCTGAGAGATGTTGGAGTTCCAGCCCTGATAAAAGATCAGCAGTGCCTTACCCAGATTTTCCGAACCTAGTTGTTGTGTAAGTTGAGGTTCCTATATTTATTATTtgtaacaaaaagaaaaaaaaaatattaaaaaaaaaattagaggtAATCTGCAAAGTTGCTGAAGTATGATAGGTTTCTAATATTATCCTTCTCTGATTGTAGGTATCCTCCATTCCCCGAGGTCATTGCCTTCGGTAATGACCGCACAAAACAAGGCATTGCTTGccatcatccaaaatttattgtTTTGCAAAGACAAGATAGTATTCGTGTCATCATTACTTCTGCAAATTTAGTGGCAAAGCAGGTGATCACTTAGCAGGAGGTCTTGTCTGCATTTTTCTCCTGGTACTTTATGAGAATGATGcgtcttctttttccttttgatTCATATATTTTAACGCTGAAAGCCTGAAATGAGGGATTACAATTATGACGTAATGTGCGCTCCATGGCCTGGAAAAAACTAGTGTGTGAATATCtgctcttttctttatttttctgttttttttttttttttttcatttgttaagtgaatataaaatatacatcATTGTAATTAATTTACAACCACATTAGATGTGAACCACATTTGTAGTTTTATGACTGCGTTAGGTGAATGAATTGGTCTTCTGTGGACACTTAGAGAAAGGAGTTCTGTATGCGCTGTGTTTATAGTTCATACCAGATGCCAACACTTCCTGTATACTccacaaaaatatgttttttttttgatAGGTGAGAATAAGAGTATGTGATGTAGGATGAGAAGCAAGACCATGTTGTTCGAGACTCATTCGAAAGAATTGGATCAAGGATTGTTGAGTTTAGTCAATAGTTTATTACGTACTTAGTTTAATTaatataggattatgtgtatttggaggcttgtttgtaatatttgcgtTTATGAGCATGCTTGTAATTTCATATAATTCTAGAGGCacatgtgtaatttcatgtgttattGGCTTTCTTAAAATTAGTGTGTGGAAGCCACGTAGAAATtgattgttgaatttgaatttgaaagtgaATGTGTGATTCCCCATTGTATCTcccctctcttctccttctcttccttcttcttcccctttcctcCCTCTATCCTCTTCTCCTACATTCTTCAATGACTGCAGATCATTGATGCTTTCTTGCATCATTGGTGTCAGAGCCAATTTCAATTTCCCCCATCTTCCCCcactcttcttcttttcttcattctctctctctgcCTCCGAtatttgttctctctcttctccACTTGTTCTATTTTCATTGCTGTTCTGCAAATATCTTACCTTCTccattcttctttcttcttcttcttcctcccccGTCTACTTCCAGGAATTGTACTTTCATTGGTGGATAAACAAAATATATTGAAATTGACAAGCACTTGATCAAAACAAAATTAATGATGGATTTCTACGTCTTTCGTATGTAAAATTGGAATATAACTTCTTTGCCCTTTTTACTGAAGGTCTTAGTAGTTAGTACTAGGATCTTTCATTCTCTTGTGTGCAGGATGGCATGGGAGACATCTATGGACAATGAGACCAACGTGAGGAGGAGTGTTAGACACCTATATGATGACACTAATTAAGGGAGAGATAATTGGGGAATTAGTTTGTCTGTCCTTTATGGGCATAGGTGTAATTTCTTGTCCGTCCGATTAATATCAACACGAGTGTAGGTTTGAATGGAGCTGACCTTTAAGGAAGCAAGTGTAATTGCTGCCTAAATGTGTCTTGTGTACTTGTAACTAAAGTGCATGAAATTTGAATTCTGAGTTGGTAAGAATTTGGAGTTATTGTGTTCATTTGTATGTCCTAATATGGGGAAAGGCCTTGCTAATGGGTGTCCAATACTTCTTTGTTTTTATTACAGTTCAATATTATTTCTCTTTGCGGTGCTGCTTATCTGTTTTTTCTGAATATTGCAGTGGAACTGTGTGACCAATACCATCTGGTGGCAAGATTTTCCTTGCAGAACTGCACCTGATTATTGTTCTCTTTTTACCCAAATCTCAGATATTGTtataaatcaaaattcaaaatctgatTTTGCTGCTCAGCTGGCTGGTTTTATGGCATCTCTTGTTATTGATGTACCTAGTGAAGCCTACTGGATCACAGAGTTAGCGAAGTATGACTTTGGCGGTGCAATTGGACATTTGGTGGCTTCAATACCAGGAGTGCATGCCTACAGAAATCCATACATACCAAAATCTATGCATGTAGCTGTGAGTATCTCCTTTTCTGTGTTATCTCCTTTTGTGTGTATCTACCTGCAAGCACATGCTTGCTTGCacaaccatgcatgtgttgttgCTGGTAAGTCAAGCTGGTGTATGATGCTCTACTATACTCTTTTGGCAttaaattatgttagttattaAGCTGCAATAGTTTTACTTTAATATGTAGATGTATTTCTGCACGAGGATTCTCTCAATCTTCCAGCTCAAGTATTTATGGATGATGATGGGGTAGAGTTGCTGGCTCTATTTAAGCAAGTGGTTCTTTGCAGAATTCTTTATTTGTGCTTTACTTTTGTAGCAGGCTAATCAGTGTGAACCATGGTCATTTGTCGAAAAGTTTCTTGGTTCTATTGAAGCTTCTGTAGTTGGTTTAAGCCACCTTTTTCACGCTGCAGCTGATTCGAATGGTGCACGATTAAAGAAATTGGCTGCTTTCTTTAGGAACTGTTGCAAACATGTGCGTGGTTTGTCAAAGATTGTTCTAAAAAGAAATGCAAACATACCTGCTGATGCAAATGCTGTGAGTGTTCTGGTTCCTGACCGAGAAGAGTTATCTCAAAGCGGTAAATATCTTACCGTCTAATGGCTAGCACAATTGATGTACTTCAGTTTTGCTTTATTTTGTccgtattttaaaaaattataatttaaaattgtGTTTACTCAGTAGGTTActgtctcactctctcctcaTCCCTCTCcgtttttcttctcttctctttatcAGCATATGTATGGATTGTTTGAGGCATGGTTTTAAAAGTGGGACTGGTGATCCATCTAGTGATGTAACTGGGTCTGTTGGACTAGTCAAATCAGTGGGTCAAACCGGTGGTTGAACTGGTggttttagtttatattttttttgaatattgctttaacagaaaaataagaaattttattAAAGAGAAGAGAAAGTGCAAAACAGGGCAGAAATGCTCCTTAGAATATATAAGAACAGAAAAAGAAAACATCAAAACAGGGTTGCTCTTGAATCACGTTGTAAGTCTGAAAAAGACAATCCTATGAAACAGCCAGCTTCAAAGCCCACAATGAGGCCAAATATCCTATCCTGAAGTATAGACAAAGACATCTTCTTCCCTGTGAATATACAGACAAAGACATCTTCTTCCCTGTGAATATACATATGTGCTGCTCCAACAAAATCCCCCCACAAAACAGCAAAACACCCACACCTCCACAATATTGAGCCATCTGTACTCCTCCTGTAGCTTGAAAATGAGATAGCCAATGGATCCTCTATCAACTTGAGAGTAGTTGAGACACACCCAATTCTCTCCAAGTCTAAATTCATTATTCCTCATCCTCCATGAGAAGGAACAATTAAGGAACAAATGAGTCAGATTCTGAACTATCAAAACATAAAGATCAAACATCTGGAGATAAAGCCTTGAGGGGCTTCCTACTCTCCAACAAGTTGTTAGTGCCAGCTCTGCTAAGAACAACAAACCAAATAAAAACCTTAATCTTGAGGGGATTTTGTCCTTTCAAATGGTACAGTGAAGCGGGAAAAACATGTTTGTATCGGTGAACTGCTCAAAATAAGATTTGGAAGAATAATCCCCTGGAGAATCAAGAACCTGTGACTGGAAATCTGTCCTGGAGGAAGGACGACTACACACCAACAAACATAATGCGGTGAGCTCCacacctccctatcattaagGGACCTaggaaaatgaaaatcccaagagaATTTATTCCCATTTGATATAAAGAAGTAAGAAATAGTACCATTATGCAATGAGGACAGCCTTtataaatgaggaaaagaaatTGAAAGCGCATAATCACCTACCCAAATGTCTTCCCAAAACTGAATGTGGTTCTCATTTCCAACAAGAAATTTGGTGCAAGGAACAAGGGTTGTTAGAATTGGGATTCTAACAAGCTTCATTGGAAGGGTATGCAGGATCGAATCGAGCACCATTGAAGGAAGAGGACTGAGTTTTTGTTGAACCACAGGAACTCTGGTTGTTGAATGCCAAAGAACTGTTGATCAAACAACAAGACGGCtagctgctgctgatcaaacaccAGTCACCAGATGGAGGGCTCTCTGGTTGTCGAACAGGAGAGAAATTCAGGTGCAGGCTTGCTGAATTTCAATGAGTAGAGGACTGAGGTGTCGAACTCTGGGAAATCAGGTGCAGATTCTGCTGAATCTGTTCCCTGATGGGAGGCTGGGAGCCATTTTGCCCCAGTTTTAGAAGACTTTGGACCAAACATAAACCTTTTGGGGCCTTTAGGCGAATAAAAACATGTATTGGGCCACATTATTGAAgcctaaaaaggaaaaaaaatccgTATCCAGGTAACAGAGTAGGATCTGTACTATTCTACTTATGATTCTACGATTCTACCGATTCTACTTGATTCCAATTTTTGTTGCAACTTGGATCGTTTGGGTGAATCTGGATCATAGAATCGTACAATCCTATGATCCAAATTGCGATTTCAATAACCATGGTAAGGAATGAAACTTAGATATATCTGTGAATAACCTCCAATGACTCTCAAGAGAACATCTCATCCTCAAATTAAGTAATTAATGTCCCACATTCCCACCCACTACCGTGTAAGACTAATTTACTTTTAATAGCTTTGTGCCAAAGGGAAGACTCCTCTTAAAGGAAATTCCCCAAGCTATTTACCCAATAAAGCTGTGTCCGTAGAGACCAATCTGTAAATACCCAAACCCCCCTCCTTCTTAGACCTACAATATCCCAATTAAATAAATCTTTTTCTTCCCACCCACCCCATAGTAGAAGAAAGCCCTAATGACTctgaatattattttttgaagattattattattttaagtgaAATGGAGTCAAGAAGTGGGTTAATAGTGACTAATGACAGGATGGTAGCACAAGAGATCATTGATTTTTTTAGACATTTGCTTTGTGAGGAAGATTTAGACTGACCTATAATTGAGCGCTTGGAGTGGAGTCCTGTTTTGGATGTTCAAATGTCCAGGTTGAGGAGTAGGCTGGGGCGGTAGTGTTTAGTCTTGAGAGGGATGAGGCTCTCAAGCTTGGGTTTAacatggctttttttttttttctcctcaaAGAGTGTTGGGATGCTGTGAGGTGGGAACTGTACCTTCATCTCTCTAGTGCCAAAGAAGAATAAGTCTATTGAGGTTTTAGATTTTAGGCCTTTTAGTTTAATATATTGTGTGTATATGATCATAGCTAAGATGCTTGCTAATAGTTTGAGTTCTGTCCTTTGTGATACTATTTTTCTTGCACAAAGTGCTTTTGTGGGAGGGAAGTAGATTGTTATAAGAAGGAGAGTGGTATTGTGTTTAAATTAGACTTGAGAAGGCTTATGATAGGGCTAGTTGGGATTTTTTGGTTAGGGTGCTTAAGAGGAAAGGTTTTGGAGTTGGGGTGAATAAGTTGGATTGGGGGATGCCTATCTAATGCTTATTTTTCATTGATTGTTGATGCGCAGCCTAAAGATTTGTTGTTTTCTTCTTGGGGAATTAGGCGAGAGGATCTGTTATCCCCTTTTCTTTTTGTCCTTGTGGTGGATGTTTTGAGTAAAATGATAGATAGGGTTGTAGATAGGGGGTGAGAGGTGTCAATGGTGGGCAAGGAGGAGGTTGTAGTGTCTCATCTGCAGTTTGCAAATACCATGATTTTCTTAGATCACCACACTGACTCTTTTGCTAACATTTGCCCTATTCTGCAAATTTTGGAAGTCTCAAGTCTTAGaattaatttgagaaaaatgTGGTGTGGGGTCCATTAGTCTTAGTCTTGGGTGGATTTTGGAGATGACTTCTCTAGCTAGGTCTGGTGTTCTAGAATGGACTCTCATCAATTTAGGACCTCCTGGGGGGTGGGGAGCCTTGTTCATTAGCCTTTTGTGATCTAGTGGTGTCTAAGGTTGAGGAGCTTTGTTTTCTTTGGGTGGTAGACACCCTTTCAACTATTATGTTGTAttatttatctctttttaggTTCCTTGGTGAGCTCAAAAGATGGAGAGGATTATGAGGAATTACCTTTCATCAAGTATAGGAGAGAGGAGAGATCGTTCGGTTAGGTGGGAGGTGGTTTGTAGGTGTAAGGAAGAAGGTGGATCGAGTCTTGGTAATTTGGAGTCTTAATTGGAGGATGGTAGTTGGGGTGTTCGCAACTTCTTGAAAGTCCTTGGAGGTGTATTTATCAAGTTTATCCCTTTTTATTGCTTTAACAAAATTCCATTTTGGGAGGGAGAGAGAATCATTTTAGGTTTGGGGaagatgtttatttatttatttatttatttttggtgcTTTTGGGAGGGGAGGGGGTGGGGTGTGGTGGGGGGGTGACCATTATTTTCTTCCTTTGCTAGGTTATATCGCCTTTTTCTTGAGAGTTTCATTTTAGAAAGGGATTTGAAGGGTGATGGTAGAGTTTTGATCTTTGGACACTTCAGGGGAATATCCTTTTAAATCTTTTCCTTTTCTCATTTTGCTAAGATTGATGTGATCTTTCCTCTCTATTGGGGTGTTTGGGAGGCAAAAGTTCCTTTTGAGTTTTGAGATAAAGGGTTTTTTTTGGTTGGTGGTCCCGTAGGCTTAGTTTGGCCCCCCTATGGCTTTTTAAAAGAACCTTTTAAAAAGGAGCTGATGAAAATGaactttttgatattttttttcaaaaatgtttggcCCCTCTGCGAAAAAGGAGCTGTAAGAAAGAAAAAGTTGGCTTTGAGTTTTTGGTAAAAAAGTTGTAAGGTGCCTAAAAGCATTTTAAATGACTAAAATGGATATATaattttaggaaatataattaatgcatcgatagttttgtaatatttgaaaaaaatatgggACAACAATGGAATAGAATAATTTACTGGAGAAAAAGCTAGCATTTAGCTTTTAAAAGCTTCAAACTCGTAACTTTTAAGAGTTCCTTGCAAAAGCtaaaaattaacttttaaaaGCTGGGAATGTTGTTTACCAAACATATTAGTCCcaacttttacttttaaaaagAATAAGTTGAAGCAAAAAAGGGGACTCACCCTTAACAGAGTTAACTCCAACAACCTGCTGTAGAGTAGGAGGCAATATGGCTATTCTTGTAAGTGCTAGTGCATTATTTGCAGGGCTTCAGGTTTAATTCGTCCCAGACTCCCAGTCATGTCATCTCATGCTGAGTTGCCTTGTTTTGGCAGGATTGACTTTGCTTTGAGAAACATTGTTTTAAGGGTGTAAGCTAGACCAATAATAAGGCCAGTTCTGGCCCAATCAGATCATACCAGCTGGTCCATTTTGGGTTTTAAAACAATGGTTTAACAAGGTATGAAGAAAGTAGATCCTTCCAAATGCATTCATAGCAAGGGGAATCCTTCAATCTATGTTTGAAAAGTGTGAAGTGATTTATGTGCTTAGGGTGCATTTTTTTGTGGCTAAGGTTTCACAGGACTGGACTTAACCATATTGGGGACTAGCTATTCTAGTTACGGATACCATACATgagtagaatatatatatatgtgtgtgtgtgttttaataTCTATAAAATCTTTAGCCTTTGCTGGCTGGTGGGAGGGGATCAGGCAATTTTTATGTCTTGTATGTGGGGTTAAGGACCCCCCTTGGCCTTACCAATCCCTTACTTTGGCTGTACGAAACCTGGGCTATAGGGAGCTTTGCCAAGCCAAACATCATTAGCCTGTGAAACAGACATGCTTATGGTGGAAAATGGAAGGTTGTGAATTGGTGGGTTGAGGTGATGGATGTGCAGATGTTTGTTGGTGTGTTGTGGTGGGTTATGGTGTCTGTTAGAGGGGATGATGTTTGCTGGTTTGTGTATGCACTAAATGttaagtaaaaattaaaattaattttggatttatttttaaatcaaaaaaaTTTGATCACTTAATTTTAGGTATTGGCTCCTTTAAGATAAGGAAGGCCACAATTGGATTGGGGAATAAGTAAGGAACTTTCTTACTATCAAATTATCAAAAAGTTGAATTTAACAGATTCAAATTTGATATAGATAAGCTCAAATCACATTCCAAAACAATCTCAATTACATTAAGCgatatgtgtaacgacctgcttaattatcatacattttttttttcctttttttttaataaaaccaatatagtaaatccaatagatcataatcaacctgaacccgtgggtactagagATACATAAAAAAATAGCACGGAagcttaagcagcaggaaacataaaatcatacacatcatGTAATACTATGTACCCAACATcactcatcacaa
This window contains:
- the LOC131159439 gene encoding uncharacterized protein LOC131159439 isoform X3 → MTNLLPDSHSAVEKKKPKQVCSTAFLHLKCLDVPLISTSTGSSSHFIPLSPHTACTIGRDRRFCHFLFDDPRVSRRHCQLSFHAALRKIFISDGFAFFSPTPDSVINNEPKVEHPPSCSRVRVRAHSLNGVFVNGVRVGRDTVAGLSDGDEVLLVCAGNDGVCSLGIRIGFVVQRVVYTDDVPVVGNVISDSKSSSASLNSLGRGNALQSDGGNRNKNRPHSCSPPGKKFYLNRLESMVHGSFGPHTVVSLPELLHPVEGLLRIFSATFTCDVLWFLSHCEIPRHLPVTIACHNSERCWSSSPDKRSAVPYPDFPNLVVVYPPFPEVIAFGNDRTKQGIACHHPKFIVLQRQDSIRVIITSANLVAKQWNCVTNTIWWQDFPCRTAPDYCSLFTQISDIVINQNSKSDFAAQLAGFMASLVIDVPSEAYWITELAKYDFGGAIGHLVASIPGVHAYRNPYIPKSMHVAQANQCEPWSFVEKFLGSIEASVVGLSHLFHAAADSNGARLKKLAAFFRNCCKHVRGLSKIVLKRNANIPADANAVSVLVPDREELSQSDCIQLGFLPRNIAKWVAPLWDIGFFKFSGYVHPDEVLAAALQGTNRKGPSFLNISGMLQPEHVSAICSLVASIQRCSGLWRLQEVLSRYKWPDLQETDFLYGSSSIGSSVNAQFLAAFSAAAGKRSLPFSESEESDPQWGCWNASQESRSPSIKIIFPTIERVKHASCGVPPSRHILCFSEKTWQRLRTTGILHDAIPHPNDREGYPMHVKVARRRFQCDANDANAIAFSYGWVYCGSHNFSAAAWGCPFPISNSNVAGLVDGAADTETGSKLRICNYELGIIFIVPPPADTRTDTVGKSTSNLDDIILPFVVPAPKYQSTDTPATFQAMRRELVGCNCEADGGKPPAISTTEEMEEAEILDEEEVLNEIDHALINDEEKAYADVLWSMVR
- the LOC131159439 gene encoding uncharacterized protein LOC131159439 isoform X1 codes for the protein MTNLLPDSHSAVEKKKPKQVCSTAFLHLKCLDVPLISTSTGSSSHFIPLSPHTACTIGRDRRFCHFLFDDPRVSRRHCQLSFHAALRKIFISDGFAFFSPTPDSVINNEPKVEHPPSCSRVRVRAHSLNGVFVNGVRVGRDTVAGLSDGDEVLLVCAGNDGVCSLGIRIGFVVQRVVYTDDVPVVGNVISDSKSSSASLNSLGRGNALQSDGGNRNKNRPHSCSPPGKKFYLNRLESMVHGSFGPHTVVSLPELLHPVEGLLRIFSATFTCDVLWFLSHCEIPRHLPVTIACHNSERCWSSSPDKRSAVPYPDFPNLVVVYPPFPEVIAFGNDRTKQGIACHHPKFIVLQRQDSIRVIITSANLVAKQWNCVTNTIWWQDFPCRTAPDYCSLFTQISDIVINQNSKSDFAAQLAGFMASLVIDVPSEAYWITELAKYDFGGAIGHLVASIPGVHAYRNPYIPKSMHVAQANQCEPWSFVEKFLGSIEASVVGLSHLFHAAADSNGARLKKLAAFFRNCCKHVRGLSKIVLKRNANIPADANAVSVLVPDREELSQSDCIQLGFLPRNIAKWVAPLWDIGFFKFSGYVHPDEVLAAALQGTNRKVQLILYVSQGPSFLNISGMLQPEHVSAICSLVASIQRCSGLWRLQEVLSRYKWPDLQETDFLYGSSSIGSSVNAQFLAAFSAAAGKRSLPFSESEESDPQWGCWNASQESRSPSIKIIFPTIERVKHASCGVPPSRHILCFSEKTWQRLRTTGILHDAIPHPNDREGYPMHVKVARRRFQCDANDANAIAFSYGWVYCGSHNFSAAAWGCPFPISNSNVAGLVDGAADTETGSKLRICNYELGIIFIVPPPADTRTDTVGKSTSNLDDIILPFVVPAPKYQSTDTPATFQAMRRELVGCNCEADGGKPPAISTTEEMEEAEILDEEEVLNEIDHALINDEEKAYADVLWSMVR
- the LOC131159439 gene encoding uncharacterized protein LOC131159439 isoform X2, with amino-acid sequence MTNLLPDSHSAVEKKKPKQVCSTAFLHLKCLDVPLISTSTGSSSHFIPLSPHTACTIGRDRRFCHFLFDDPRVSRRHCQLSFHAALRKIFISDGFAFFSPTPDSVINNEPKVEHPPSCSRVRVRAHSLNGVFVNGVRVGRDTVAGLSDGDEVLLVCAGNDGVCSLGIRIGFVVQRVVYTDDVPVVGNVISDSKSSSASLNSLGRGNALQSDGGNRNKNRPHSCSPPGKKFYLNRLESMVHGSFGPHTVVSLPELLHPVEGLLRIFSATFTCDVLWFLSHCEIPRHLPVTIACHNSERCWSSSPDKRSAVPYPDFPNLVVVYPPFPEVIAFGNDRTKQGIACHHPKFIVLQRQDSIRVIITSANLVAKQWNCVTNTIWWQDFPCRTAPDYCSLFTQISDIVINQNSKSDFAAQLAGFMASLVIDVPSEAYWITELAKYDFGGAIGHLVASIPGVHAYRNPYIPKSMHVAANQCEPWSFVEKFLGSIEASVVGLSHLFHAAADSNGARLKKLAAFFRNCCKHVRGLSKIVLKRNANIPADANAVSVLVPDREELSQSDCIQLGFLPRNIAKWVAPLWDIGFFKFSGYVHPDEVLAAALQGTNRKVQLILYVSQGPSFLNISGMLQPEHVSAICSLVASIQRCSGLWRLQEVLSRYKWPDLQETDFLYGSSSIGSSVNAQFLAAFSAAAGKRSLPFSESEESDPQWGCWNASQESRSPSIKIIFPTIERVKHASCGVPPSRHILCFSEKTWQRLRTTGILHDAIPHPNDREGYPMHVKVARRRFQCDANDANAIAFSYGWVYCGSHNFSAAAWGCPFPISNSNVAGLVDGAADTETGSKLRICNYELGIIFIVPPPADTRTDTVGKSTSNLDDIILPFVVPAPKYQSTDTPATFQAMRRELVGCNCEADGGKPPAISTTEEMEEAEILDEEEVLNEIDHALINDEEKAYADVLWSMVR
- the LOC131159439 gene encoding uncharacterized protein LOC131159439 isoform X5, whose amino-acid sequence is MTNLLPDSHSAVEKKKPKQVCSTAFLHLKCLDVPLISTSTGSSSHFIPLSPHTACTIGRDRRFCHFLFDDPRVSRRHCQLSFHAALRKIFISDGFAFFSPTPDSVINNEPKVEHPPSCSRVRVRAHSLNGVFVNGVRVGRDTVAGLSDGDEVLLVCAGNDGVCSLGIRIGFVVQRVVYTDDVPVVGNVISDSKSSSASLNSLGRGNALQSDGGNRNKNRPHSCSPPGKKFYLNRLESMVHGSFGPHTVVSLPELLHPVEGLLRIFSATFTCDVLWYPPFPEVIAFGNDRTKQGIACHHPKFIVLQRQDSIRVIITSANLVAKQWNCVTNTIWWQDFPCRTAPDYCSLFTQISDIVINQNSKSDFAAQLAGFMASLVIDVPSEAYWITELAKYDFGGAIGHLVASIPGVHAYRNPYIPKSMHVAQANQCEPWSFVEKFLGSIEASVVGLSHLFHAAADSNGARLKKLAAFFRNCCKHVRGLSKIVLKRNANIPADANAVSVLVPDREELSQSDCIQLGFLPRNIAKWVAPLWDIGFFKFSGYVHPDEVLAAALQGTNRKVQLILYVSQGPSFLNISGMLQPEHVSAICSLVASIQRCSGLWRLQEVLSRYKWPDLQETDFLYGSSSIGSSVNAQFLAAFSAAAGKRSLPFSESEESDPQWGCWNASQESRSPSIKIIFPTIERVKHASCGVPPSRHILCFSEKTWQRLRTTGILHDAIPHPNDREGYPMHVKVARRRFQCDANDANAIAFSYGWVYCGSHNFSAAAWGCPFPISNSNVAGLVDGAADTETGSKLRICNYELGIIFIVPPPADTRTDTVGKSTSNLDDIILPFVVPAPKYQSTDTPATFQAMRRELVGCNCEADGGKPPAISTTEEMEEAEILDEEEVLNEIDHALINDEEKAYADVLWSMVR
- the LOC131159439 gene encoding uncharacterized protein LOC131159439 isoform X4; its protein translation is MTNLLPDSHSAVEKKKPKQVCSTAFLHLKCLDVPLISTSTGSSSHFIPLSPHTACTIGRDRRFCHFLFDDPRVSRRHCQLSFHAALRKIFISDGFAFFSPTPDSVINNEPKVEHPPSCSRVRVRAHSLNGVFVNGVRVGRDTVAGLSDGDEVLLVCAGNDGVCSLGIRIGFVVQRVVYTDDVPVVGNVISDSKSSSASLNSLGRGNALQSDGGNRNKNRPHSCSPPGKKFYLNRLESMVHGSFGPHTVVSLPELLHPVEGLLRIFSATFTCDVLWFLSHCEIPRHLPVTIACHNSERCWSSSPDKRSAVPYPDFPNLVVVYPPFPEVIAFGNDRTKQGIACHHPKFIVLQRQDSIRVIITSANLVAKQWNCVTNTIWWQDFPCRTAPDYCSLFTQISDIVINQNSKSDFAAQLAGFMASLVIDVPSEAYWITELAKYDFGGAIGHLVASIPGVHAYRNPYIPKSMHVAQANQCEPWSFVEKFLGSIEASVVGLSHLFHAAADSNGARLKKLAAFFRNCCKHVRGLSKIVLKRNANIPADANAVSVLVPDREELSQSDCIQLGFLPRNIAKWVAPLWDIGFFKFSGYVHPDEVLAAALQGTNRKVQLILYVSQGPSFLNISGMLQPEHVSAICSLVASIQRCSGLWRLQEVLSRYKWPDLQETDFLYAAAGKRSLPFSESEESDPQWGCWNASQESRSPSIKIIFPTIERVKHASCGVPPSRHILCFSEKTWQRLRTTGILHDAIPHPNDREGYPMHVKVARRRFQCDANDANAIAFSYGWVYCGSHNFSAAAWGCPFPISNSNVAGLVDGAADTETGSKLRICNYELGIIFIVPPPADTRTDTVGKSTSNLDDIILPFVVPAPKYQSTDTPATFQAMRRELVGCNCEADGGKPPAISTTEEMEEAEILDEEEVLNEIDHALINDEEKAYADVLWSMVR